In the Streptomyces spororaveus genome, AGGGCGGCCGTGTCCTGGAGCTCGTCGAGACCGTCGACGCGGATGACGCCGAACTGGCGCATGGCGGCGTCCACGACGGTGTCGGCGCCGGTCAGCTTCCCGGTGTGGGAGGCGGCCATGCGCGCGCCGGTCTCGGTGCGGCCGACCTTGACGGCGACGACGGGGACGCCGTTGCGGGCGGCCCGGTCGGCGGCGAGCAGGAAGGACCGGCCGTCCTTGAGGCCCTCCACGTAGCAGGCGATGGCCCCGACCTCGGGCTGCTCGGCGAAGTAGGAGATGAAGTCGGAGGTCTCCAGGTCCGCCTCGTTGCCGGTGGGTGCCCAGTGGGAGAGCCGGATGCCCAGTTCCTGGAGGGTGTAGACGGGCCGGCCCTGATGGCCCGACTGGGTGATGAGCGCGATCGCCGGGCCGTCGAGGTCCTCGCGGAACTCCTCGAAGGCGTTGAGGTTGGTGTTGGGGCCCAGCAGGCGCAGGCCGGAGCCCCGGACGGCGGCGCCGAGCCGCTCCTGGGCGGCGGCGCCCGTCTCGCCGGTCTCGGCGAAGCCGGAGGCGAAGGCGACCGCGAACTTGACCTTGGTCTCGGCCAGTTGCTCGATGACGGGGAGCGGGTCGGCGACGAGGAGGACGGCGAGGTCCACCTGTTCGGGGAGGTCGGCCACGGAGGCGTGGCAGGTCAGCCCGAAGACGGTGGGGCGGGTGGGGTGCACGGGGTGGATCCGGGCACCGACGCGCCCCGCCCAGGCGATGAGCTGGCGGGTGATGCCGGTGTTCGGCCGGCCCTCCGTGTCGGAGGCGCCGATGACGGCCACGGATTCGGGCCGGAAGAACCGGTCCAGGTCGGGCACGTCGGCGTGCAGCGGGCGTCCGCTGACGTCCAGGGCGGCCGCGTCGTCGGCGGAGGGGGCCGCCGACGAGTGGACGGCGGTCCTGGGAGACTCCCCGCAGGCCTCGACACGTGCGCGGAAGTCGGTGGTGAGGGTGCCGTGAGTAGATCCAAGCATCGTTGCCGCCCACTCCTGCTCGATGAACCTCGATGGAACTCGATAACTGACGTGCAGTCAGATTACTTAACTGACGTGCCGTCAGGAACAGGGCTGCGCAGGAAAGGTGTGGAGGTGGTGTGGTGAAGTGAACGGTGACAGATCCCGCCGGGACCGGTCCAGGGCGCGATTCGGCCGACCCGGACCGGCGGGCCGGTGGGGCCGGCGGGCCGGCGGGGCCGGTGGGTCGGTCCGGGCCGGCGGGCCGGTCTCAGAGCAGCGCCGACTCCACCCGGCCGGTGAAGGCGCCGCCCACCTGTTCCGCCAGCCAGTGGATGCGGGCGGTGTGTGCGGGCCAGGCGGCGTTCTTCACGTGCACGTGCACGGTGTGGTCCCCGAACAGTTCGTCCTGGAACAGGTCGCGCGAGTTAACCGACAGCGTGAGGTACGCGTACTTCTGCGAGACGCGTTCCAGCCCGGCCGCGGGCACCTCGGGCCAGGCGTCCAGGTCGAAGCGGACGGCCGCGGGATCGGAACCCAGCGCGGCGATGAACGGCTCGGCGAGATCGAGCGGGTGGCACCAGTCGAACACCCGGATCGGCAGGCACCGCGCCGGGTCGTCGCCGGCGTCCGACGAACCGTGCGCGCCCCCGGGCGAAGAGGACCATTTGAGGCCGGGCAGCAGCCCGAGCAGGCGCGCCAGGACTTCCGGCGACCGGATCACCGCTTCGAAGTCGACCTCCGAGTTCACGGTGTCGGCGATGTCCAGCAGGGTGCGCACGGCCCGCAGTGCCTCCCCCAGGTCGGGGGTCGTCAGGATGGCGGCGGCGTCGGAGTTGCTCATCGTGTCCCCTTGGCGGCACGGCGGGCGACCGCCTTGGCGATCTTCTCCGCGTCCATGGCCATCTCCCGGAACATCCCGCTGATGGGGTTGGAGAAGCCGGTGAAGTACAGGCCGCGGGCCTGCTCGGGGGTGCGGGCGCCCTGCGCGCGGGGCAGGCCGCCCTCGTCGAGCACCCCGAGGTGGCCGACCAGCCCCTCCAGCGCCCGGCGGTAGCCGGTCGCCGCGATCACCGTGTCCGGGGCGATCCGCGAGCCGTCCGCGAGTACCACCTCGGCGCCGTCGAAGGCCTCGACGGCGGCCACCGGTTCCACCTTGCCGCCGCGGACGGCGTCGACCAGCCCGACGTCCTGAACCGGTATCGACCCCTGCTTGACCCTGCGGTACAGGCCGGTGTCCGGGCGCGGAAGCCCGTAGGCGGACAGGTCCGGGACGGAGACCCCGGCGATGAGCACCGCCAGCCGGTCCACGACCGGCGCGGGCAGCCGCCGCGCGAGGATCCCGCTGCGCTGGGCCGGCCAGCCCGCGGTGGCACGGCGCATGATGTGCGGCGCGGTGCGCACCGCGAGCCGCACCCGGGCCGCGCCGCCCTCGACGAGGTCGACGGCTATCTCGGCGCCGGTGTTGCCGACGCCGACGACGAGGACGTCCTGGCCCGCGTACGGCTGGGGATTGCGGTATTCGCGGGCGTGCAGCAGCCGGCCCTCGTACGCGTCCCGGCCCGGCCAGTCGGGGAGTGCGGGGGTGTGGTTGTACCCGGTGGCGACGACCACGGCCGCGGCCGCCAGCTCCCGGCCGCCGCTGGCGTGCAGGATCCAGCCCTCCTCGCCCTCGGGCGCGGGCTCGATCCGGGTCACCTCGACGCCGGTCACCAGCTCCAGCTCGTGGAACTCGGCGTACTTCTCCAGGTAGCGCACGACGTTGTCGCGGGAGACCCAGCGCCCGAAGCGGCGCGGCATGGCCAGGCCGGGCAGGGCCGAGAGCCGGCGCGTGGTGTGCAGGTGCAGCCGGTCGTAGTGCTGCCGCCAGGAGGCACCGACCGCGTCGGACTTCTCGACGACGACCGCGCGTACCCCGCGGGCGCGCAGCGCGGCGGCCGCGGCGAGGCCGCCGGGGCCGGCCCCGATGACGTACACGGGGCGGGGCTGGGTGGTCATGTCGGGTGCTGTGGGGTCTCCGGGCATGAGGTGTGATCGTATCGCCACGCTGGGTTGATGGGTCTCGGTCGGGCGGGGAATCGATTGCGGATCGATCACGGCGCGCGGAACGCCCGCGGCGCCGTGGATCCGCGGCCGGCCGGGGCCTTGCGCGATCGCGCCGGATCCGCTCAACTGACGTACCGTCAGATAGAGCGTGCGCGTCGATCGCGAGAGGGGTGGGGGCCGCCGATGCAGACCATCTGGCTCAGTGGGGCCGAATGGCTCGCCGTGCTCCGGATAGGCCTCGGCCTGTGGTGGCTGGAGAGCTGGCGGCACAAGGACAAGAAGGGCTGGTTCGAGCGCGGCACCGGCATCGCCTGGGCCGCCGACGTCGCCGGCAAACACCGCTGGACCTTCGTCAAGGGCGGCTTCGAGCTGGTCGTCGCGCCGCGGCCGAAGGCGATGGCGTACATCGTCGTCTACGCGGAACTCGCCCTCGGGCTGGGCCTGGTACTCGGCTTCCTCACCCCGGTCGCACTGGCCGGCGGCCTCCTGCTGAACCTGCTCTACCTCGTGCTGATGATCCACGACTGGGCCGAGCAGGGCCAGAACGCGATGATGGCACTCATCTCGCTCGTCGCCCTCCTCGCCATGTCCTGGCAGACCTGGTCCCTCGACGCGGCGATCGGACTCTTCCTGTGACCGGCACGGCGCGGTACGACCTCCCCGAGGCCGACGCGTTCACCCGCCCCTACTGGGACGCGGCGGCCGCGGGACGGCTGCTGCTGCGGCGCTGCGCCGACTGCGGGCGGGCGCACCACTACCCGCGCGAGTTCTGCCCGTTCTGCTGGGCGGGCGAGGACCGCGTGACCTGGGAGAGCGCCGGCGGCCGGGCGACCCTCTACACGTGGTCGGTGATCCACCGCAACGACCTCCCGCCCTTCGGCACGCGCGTCCCGTACACGGCGGCGGTCGTCGACCTCGCCGAGGGCCCGCGGATGATGACCGAGGTGGTGGACTGCGAGGCGGCGGAGCTGCGCATCGGCATGCCGCTGGCGGTCACCTTCCGCGAGGCGGCGGACGGGGTGTGGGTGGCGGTCTTCCGGCCGGCGCCCGACTGAGGGCCTCCACCGGGCGGCGGCGGTCAGGGCCAGAGCAGCTCGCGGTCCCAGGAGCCCTCCGCGGTACGGGAGTACCGCAGGCGGACGTGCCGGCGCGCGGCATCCCCCTGGAAGAACTCCACCTCGGCGGGATCCAGCACGTACCGCGTCCACGTCGGAGCCGGCGCGTCCGGCTCGGCTCCGGCCCGCTCCCAGGCCGCCGCCGAGACCCGCGCCAGCTCCTCCACGGAGCCGAGCACCTCGCTCTGCCGGCCCGTGAGCGCGGCGGCGAGCGCGCCGCGCGAGCGGACCGCCAGGTCCGCCCGGCTCTCCTCGGGCCCGCAGGCGCTGACCCGGCCCCGCACGCGGACCTGGCGGCCCACGGACGGCCAGTAGAACCCGAGCGCCGCCTCCGGCCGCCCGGCCAGCTGCACGCCCTTGGCGCTGGTGGCGTGCGAGGCGAAGTGCCAGCCGCGCGCGTCGGCCTCGTGCAGCATCAGCGTCCGCACGTCGGGCCGCCCCTGCCCGTCCACGGTGGCCAGACTCATGGTGTGCGGCTCCAACTGCCCCGCCCGCGCGGCATGCACGAACCACTCCCGGAACAGCGCCACGGGCTCACCGGGCGCGGCCGCGGTATCGAACCCGGGGAGCGGGGAGTCCCACACGCGCAGGGAATGCAGGGTGGCGTGGAAGACGTCACTGCTGATCTCGCCGGGCTCACCGGTCTCGTGGATCTCGCCGATCTCGCTGCTGCTCATGGGGCCCATGGAACAGCAGGACGGGCCCGGCAGGCCAGTGGGGGCGGGCCGGGGCTCCGGGCGCGCGGGGCCGGGCGGCGGGGGGTCGGTTGGCGGGGCGGGGGCTGCGGAGGGGCGGTTCCGCTCGGGCGGTGGTCAGAGAGGCGTATGGGGGCTTCCCGTCAGTCCCATCGTCCCTCCGTGTCGGGCCGGCCCCTCAAGGGCGCTCCTCCTTCGTCGTCGCGTCGCTACGCGATGGCCTGACGGCCACCCTTGACCGACCGACCCGCCCCGGAGAAACGAAAGACTGCCGGGAAGCCCCCAAAGGAACGGGCCGGGCCCTCAAGGATCAGGACGGGGCGGTCGGAGATGCCCTGCCCGGTCCCGGGCGGGCACATTCCCGAGACGGGGCCCATGACAGCCGCCGCCCGCGTCGGGGGAAGCGCCCCACATCGCTACGCGCTCCCCACGTCTCAGCGTCCGACGACCGTCCTGGGATGGACATAGGCCGCCCACGACCTCGACCCGGCACTCGACCTGCGACCGACGACCGTCCGGGGCCGGTCATAAGCCGCTCACCATCCACGCGCTTCTCGCTGACGGCGGCCGACGGTCGGCGCGCGCCCAGGTGCGTTGAGGGTCCTCTTTGACTGCGTCTGGCCGTCGTCCGGGGCGAAAAGGGCGTGGGACTGCGGCTATTTCGTCGTGGATGCAGGTCAGCGCACATGGGTGGCCCAGAAGGCCGCTAATTTGCCCCAATTGCCCCTGTTTGGGGGTTGGTTTGTGGTGTCGTGGTCTCGCTGACCCGGTTCCACGACGGAATACCGGAGCTGTCAGCCGTGAGTCCCTCTCGACGGCTCTCATCAGCCCCTAACTGCCCGCCGGACGCAGTCTGGGAGAAGCAAATGGGTGGTGGGCGGCTTGCGTCCAGGCCCGGCCGGTCGTCGGACGCAGGTCGTGCGTCGGATCGAGGTCGTGGGCGGCTTGTGGCGGGCCCCGGACGGTCGTCGGTCGCAGGTCGAGTGCCGGATCGAGGCTGTGGGCGGCCTATGTCCGGCCCACGACGGGCTGGAGACGCTGAGAGATGGGGAGCGCGTAGCGATGTGGGGCGCTTCCCCCGACCCGGCAGGCTGCTGTCATGGGCCCCGCCTGTCGGGTGTGCCCGCCCCCGTCCGGGCAGGGGGTCTCTGGCCGCCCCGTCCTGATCCTTGAGTGCCCGGCTCGTTCTTTTGGGGGCTTCTCGGCAGTCTTCGGATTTCCGGGGCGGGTCGGTCGGTCAAGGGTGGCCGAAGGCCATCGCGTAGCGACGCGACGAAGGAGCGCCCTTGAGGGGCCGGCCCGACACGGAGAGACGATGAGACTGACGGGAAACCCCCATACGCGTCACTGACCACCGCCCGGGCGGCTCCCGCCTGCCGGAGCTGCCGCCCGGTCTGCCGGTTCGGGGCGCTTGGCTTTCGTCGTCCGGGGCGGGTGCCGCGCTGTCCGGGCCTGGCTCCCGCGTGCCGGGGCTGCCGCCCGGCTTCCGTGGGCTCGGTCTTGGCCGCGAAGAAATACGCCGTCTCACCGATGAGTTGCCCGCGCGGCGGGAGTCATCATTACGACACGCACCGCACGCCGCCATTCTGAGGAGATCCGTCATGGCCGAGACGGCCAAGGGCCCCGCCAGCTATTTCCCCTCGATCGAGAAGAAGTACGGACGTCCGATCGGGGAGTGGCAGGACCTCATCCGGTCCTCGCCGCTGACCAAGCACATGGAGCTCGTGTCCTGGCTCAAGACCGAGCACGGGCTCGGGCACGGTCACGCCAACGCGCTCGTGGCGCACACCCTCGCCGAGGGGAAGTAGGCCGCCCCCGGGCGGGGGCGCTCACCCCCGCCCCAGCAGGACCGTTCCCGACGAGCAGAACCAGCCGCCCGTGCCCGAGGCCAGGGCCACCTCCGGGAGGCGGCCGCCGGGTTTGGTGACCTGGCCGGCCCCCGCCTCGCCGCGGAGCTGGCGGACCGCCTCGACCAGGAGGAACAGGCCGCGCATGCCCGGGTGGCAGGCTGAGAGGCCGCCGCCGTCGGTGTTGACGGGGAGTTCCCCGTCGCGCAGCAGGCGCCCCTTCTCCACGAACGCCCCGCCCTCGCCCTTCGCGCAGAAGCCGAGGTCCTCCAGGGTCACCAGGGTCATGTAGGTGAAGGCGTCGTAGATCTCCGCGAGGTCCACGTCCGCCGGGGTGAGGCCGGCCCGCTCGAAGGCGATGCGGCCCGAGACGGCCGCCGGGGACACCGTGAAGTCCTCCCACTCCGACATGGTGGTGTGGGAGACGGAGGTGCCCGCCCCCAGGATCCAGACGGGGGCCTTCGCGGTGTCGGGTACGTAGTCCTCCGCGGCCAGGAGTACCGCGCAGCCGCCGTCCGAGCGGATGCAGCAGTGCAGCTTCGTGAACGGGTCCGCGATCATGTCGGAGGAGAGGACCTCGTCCACCGTGAGCGGGTCGCGGAACATCGCGTCCGGGTTCGTGGCCGCGTTCGCCCGGGCCTGTACGGCGACGGAGGCGAGCTGCTCCAGCGTCGTCCCGTACTCGTGCATGTGGCGGCGGGCGGCCATGGCGTACTTGGAGATCAGCGTGTGGCCGTACGGGACCTCGAACTGCAGCGGTCCCCGCGCTCCGAAGGAGAGGTTGGACGTGCGGCGCCGCGCCTTGATGTCCGCGCGGGCCGTGGAGCCGTAGACCAGGAGCACGGCGTTGGCGTGCCCGGCGGCGATCGCGTCCGCCGCGTGGGCGGCCATGACCTCCCAGGTTGAGCCGCCGACCGAGGTGGAGTCGACCCAGGTGGGGCGCAGGCCCAGGTACTCGGCCACCTCGACCGGTGCGAGCGTGCCGAGGCCGGCCGAGGCGAAGCCGTCGATGACGGAGCGGTCGAGGCCGGAGTCGGCCAGGGCCCGCCGGGCGGCCTGCGCGTGCAGGGCGTAGGGGGTGGGGCCGTCGACCCGTCCGCAGTCCGAGAGGGCGACGCCGACCACGGCGACCCTCCGGCGGGCGCGGGGTGCGGGTCCGGACGTGAGTCCAGGTGTGGGTCCAGATGTGGGTCCAGGCATGAGGGGACGGTATATCTGACGAAGTGTCAGACGCTAGACCCCGCCGCGCAACCCGCCCCCGCCGCCCCCTGTGCTTCTGTCCCCGCCGGGCCTAACATGACGGCCCGTCAGATACGGGGAGGAGCCCGACGATGGATGCCGCCTTCACCGCGGAGCAGGACGAGATACGCCGTACCCTGCGCGAGATCCTGGGCAAACGCTGCGGCCCCGACGAGGTCAAGGCCGCAGTCCGCACCGCTGCCGGACACGACCGCGAGCTGTGGCAGCAGCTCTCCCGGCAGCTCGGGCTGCCGGGCATCGCCGTCGCCGAGGAGTACGGCGGCGTCGGCTGCGCCCCCGCCGACCTGGCGCTGGCCTGCGAGGAGACCGGGCGGGTGCTGCTGCCCTCGCCGCTGCTGGCCACCGCCGCGCTGTGCGTGCCGCTGGTCACCGCCCTCGGTACCGCCGCCCAGCGCTCCGCGCTGCTCCCGCCGCTGGCGACGGGCGGGCTGACCGCCGCCCTCGCCGTCAGCGGCCCGGCGCTGGCCACCGCCCTTGCGCTGACCGGCGAGGACGCCTCCGGGCAGTGGTCCGGTGGTGGCCGCGCGGGCGGGGTCCAGGCCCGGGCCGTCGCGGCCGACGCCGCCGGGGGCGGCTGGCGGCTGTACGGGGAGGCCGCCCAGGTGCTCGACGGGCACAGCGCCGGCCTGCTGCTGGTCGCGGCCCACACCGGCGGCTTCGCGCGCAGCCGTACGCTGCTGTTCCTCGTACGGGAGGACGCGCCGGGGCTCGTACGGTCCCGGCAGGCCGTCCTGGACGAGACCCGCCCGCAGGCCAGGATCGAACTGCGGGACGTCCCGGCAGAGTTGCTCGGCGGCGAAGGGGCCGATGTGCTCGGCGCGCTCGCCGCCACCGGGCGCACCGCCTCCGCCGTACTGGCCGCCGAGGCGGTCGGCGCGGCCGGTCAGGCGCTGGCCCGCACGGTGGAGTACGTACGCGGGCGCGAGCAGTTCGGCCGGGCGATCGGCTCCTTCCAGGCGGTCAAGCACCGCCTCGCCGACCTGTACGTGCAGGTGCAGGCGGCCCGCTCGGCGGCCTACTACGCGGCCTGGGACCCGGACCAGGGCGGCCTCGCCCTCGCGCAGTGCCTGGAGGCCCTGCGGATGACCGCGGGGGAGGCGATCCAGCTGCACGGCGGCATCGGCTTCACCTGGGAGCACGACGCGCACCTCTACTTCAAGCGGGCGGCGGCCGACGAGCTGCTGTTCGGCCCGGTCCACCGGCTCCGGGCGCACGCCGCCAACCGCGCGGGCCTGTTCGCGGACCCGGCGGCGGCCATGGGGCCCCTTCCGGCGCCGGCCGCGCGGGAGGCCTCCGCGCCGCCCGCGTCGCCGTCCACGTCTGCGCCCCCGCCCGCGTCCCCGCCCGCACAAGAGAAGGTGGCCGTCTGATGGCTCGCGTGGCTCCCGGCGTCAAGCTGATGCAGAAGGTCTCCTCGACCATGCTGTTCGCCAAGATCGCACCGCACTTCATCCCCGCCATGGACAAGGCCGTGCACAGGCTGACCCGCGGCAAGGTCATCCTCAGTGCCCAGATGCTGCCGGGCGTGATCCTCACGGCCAAGGGCGCCAGGACCGGTGAGCCGCGCACGACCCCGCTCGCCTGCATGCCGGAGGACGGCGCGACGACGTGGATCCTGATCGGCTCCAACTTCGGCCGGCCCGGGCACCCGGCATGGACCGGGAACCTGCTCAAGCACCCGGACGCGGACGTGAGTTGGCAAGGCCGGGACATCCCCGTCCGGGCCCGGCTGCTGGCGGGTGAGGAACGCGCGGAGGCGTGGCAGGCGGTGCTGAGGTTCTGGCCGCCGTATGCGGCGTACCAGGCGCGCATCGAGCGCGAGATCCGGTTGTTCCGCCTGGAGCGTCGCTGATCGCAGGCGGAGGCGATCGGGCGTGGTCGGCGGGCCCCTGGAGGGCGTCCGGGGGTCCGCCGCTACTTCGTGGGCTTCTTGCCCGTGATGCCGAGGTGGACGAGCAGTGCCAGGTTCGGCTTGAGCTCGGCCTGCTTGACGCCCCAGGTCTGGAAGCCCTTCTGGTGCGAGGCGACCGCGGCCAGCATCGCGACCAGTGAACCGGCCATCGCCGCGGGGCTGATGTCCTTGTCGACCTTGCCCTTGGCCTGGAGCTCCTTCATCGATTCCGTGAGGGAGTTGGTGACCGAGTTCAGGATCTTCATGCGGATCTTGTAGAAGCGCTTGTCGCCCTCGGCCGCGCCGAGGTCGACGACCCGCAGGATCGCGTCGTTGCGGCGCCAGAATTCCAGGAAGCCCTCGACGAGTTCCTCGGCGGCGGCCCACCCTGACTTGCCGACCCAGGTCCGACCCTCGACGAGCGACGTCAACTGCGCGCCCTCGGTCGCCATTTGTTCGGCGATCTCCAGGACGGCGCCCTCGACGTCCGGGAAGTACTGGTAGAAGGTCGCGGGGGAGGTACCGGCCTTGCGGGCGACGTCGATCACTTTGACGTCGCGGTACGGCGAGGAGCTGAGCATCTCGCTGAGGCAGTCGAGCAGCTTCTGCCGCGTCGCCTGGCCGCGCCGGCCGGCGACACGCCCGTCGACGGTGCGTACTTGTCCTGTCATGCCGTCAGCTTACCGAGGGGTGATCGGCGCGCTATTCGGCCGCCTGCAAATGGGGTTACGGGGTCGCTGGCCTGGGCGGAAGACGGTCGCGGGCCGCGGCGCAGGCGCATTTCGGCCGGGAAACGGGTCCCGCGCGCCCCCGGCCGGGCCGCGCGGCGCGCCGGCCGCCGGCCCGGGCGTGTCGCCCGGTTCCACGGGATTTCCCCCGAATAGTCTTATCAACAGGCTGTGGACAAGTTTTCGGGCGGATCATGGCTGAGAGGGTTGGGAGGGTACACACCCCCGCACAACGGAAGGAAACGGGCCCATGGCCGCATTCGCGGAAGGCGCACCCTGCTGGGTGGACGCCTCGCTTCCGGACGTCGAGGCGGGCAAGCGCTTCTACGGTGAGCTCTTCGGGTGGACCTTCGCCGAAGGCGCGGGCGCCGAGTACGGCCACTACACCCAGGCCTACAGCCGCGGCCGCAACGTCGCCGCCCTCGCTCCCAAGCCCGACGGCCGCATGCCCACCGTCTGGGGGATCTACCTCTACACCACCGACGCCTACGCCTGCGCGCAGCGCATCCGCGCCGCCGGCGGCCAGATGGTGATGGACCCGATGCCGGTCGGCCCGTACGGCACCGCGGCGATGGCCGCCGACCCCGGCGGCGCCGTCTTCGGCCTGTGGCAGCCCGGCACCCACCACGGCTTCGACGCCCAGCAGGAGCCGTACACGTACTGCTGGAGCGAGGTCTACACCCGGGCCCGCGACGCCGTCGACGTCTTCTACGCCAAGGTCTTCGGCTACGTCCCGCAGGACCAGGACGACGCCGGCGTCGAGTACCGCATCTGGTCCCCGCCCGGAACCGCGCCCGGCACGGACACCGCCGTCCTCGGCCGCAGCCTGATCACCGAAGCCTTCCCCGAAGCCATGCCCGCGCACTTCCTCGCCTACTTCGCCGTACCGGACTGCGACCAGTCGGTCGCCATGGTGCAGCGGCTCGGCGGCCGGGTCACCGCCGACCCCTTCGACACCCCCTACGGGAGGATCGCGGTCGTCGCCGACAACCAGGGGGCGGTCTTCGGGCTGCTCTCGGAACCCCGGACCAAGCCGGCCGCGTAACCCCGCCCACCAGGCCGGGAAGCCCGCGCCGCCGCCCTCCCGGGAAGATCGCCGAGCAGATCACACCGCCCTGCTCGACGTGCCGGGGCCGGACCGGGTCCGGGCCTGACAGAATCGGGGTTGCTCGACCCGGGCGGCGCCCGGAGTGAGACGCTGCACGGGGCAGGGCCCCGTGCCGGTGGAAGCGGGCCCGCTGAGTGGCCCGTACGGGGAGGTGTGGAGGCGAGTGGTGGAGCAGCTGACGCAGCACGACCCGAGACGGATCGGCCCCTTCGAGGTGCTGGGACGGCTCGGCGCCGGCGGCATGGGGCTGGTCTATCTCGCGCGGTCCGCGTCCGGACGGCGGGTCGCGATCAAGACGGTGCGCACCGAGCTCGCCGAGGACCAGCTCTTCCGGGTCCGCTTCACGCGTGAGGTGGAGGCGGCCCGTGCCGTGTCCGGCTTCTACACGGCGGCCGTGGTCGACGCGGACCCGCGGGCCGCCGTGCCGTGGCTGGCCACCGCGTACGTCCCGGCGCCCTCCCTGGAGGAGATCGTCAACGAGTGCGGGCCGATGCCCGCCCAGGCCGTACGGTGGCTCGCGGCCGGCATCGCCGAGGCCCTGCAGTCCATCCACGGCGCCGGCCTGGTCCACCGCGACCTGAAGCCGTCCAACGTGCTCGTCGTCGAGGACGGCCCGCGCGTGATCGACTTCGGCATCGCGAGCGGGGTCTCCAACACCCGGCTGACCATGACGAACGTCGCCGTCGGCACCCCCGCCTACATGTCGCCCGAGCAGGCCAAGGACTCGCGCAGCGTCAAGGGCGCCAGCGATGTCTTCTCGCTCGGCTCCACCCTCGTCTTCGCCGCCACCGGGCACCCGCCGTACCACGGGGCGAACCCGGTGGAGACGGTCTTCATGCTGCTGCGTGAGGGCCCCAACCTGGAGGGGCTGCCCGCCGAGCTGCGGCCGCTGATCGACTCCTGCATGCAGATGGACGCCACGCTGCGGCCCACCCCCGCCGACCTGCAGGCGCAGCTCGCGCCGCACCTGTTCGACGGCGGCGACGACAGCGGTACGGCCTCGGCGTGGCTGCCCGCCCGGGCCGTCGCGATGATCGAGGCCCGGCGCGCGGGGCACCGTACGCCGCCCGTGCCCGTCCCCGCGGTGCCGGCGCCCGGCTCGGGCTCCGGGGGCCGCGGGTCGGGCTCCGAGGCCGCCACGCACCGCCGCCCGCGCGGGGCCGACTCGTGGGTGGACCCGCGTACCGGCCAGGCCGTCCCGCAGCGCCCGCACCACCCGCCGATGTCCCCGGTGCCCTCGGGTGAGCCGGTGCGCCTGGGCGGGTCGCCGGTGCCGATCGGGCCCGGGCCGCGTGCGAGCACCTCGGCGCCGGCCGCGCACGCCTCGTCCTCCGCCCCGGACTCGGCGACCGGCTGGATCCGCCCGCCGGGCGGGTCGGTGGCCGCCCCGTCGGCGGTGCAGCCCGTACCGGGCTCCGTACCGGGCCCCGGCCCGGCCCCGGACAGCGGCCGCTGGCGGCCGTGGCGCTTCCGCATGTCCAACGAGGTCTGGGGCACTCCGACCGTCGCCGGGAACCTGCTCTACGTGACCTCCTTCGAGGTCCACGCGCTGGACGTGGCGAGCGGCCGCCGCCAGTTCAAGACCCGCGACGTCGCCTGGTCCATGGCGGTCGCCGACGGCCGGATCCACGCGTCCGACGGCCCCTCCCTCTACGC is a window encoding:
- a CDS encoding VOC family protein; protein product: MAAFAEGAPCWVDASLPDVEAGKRFYGELFGWTFAEGAGAEYGHYTQAYSRGRNVAALAPKPDGRMPTVWGIYLYTTDAYACAQRIRAAGGQMVMDPMPVGPYGTAAMAADPGGAVFGLWQPGTHHGFDAQQEPYTYCWSEVYTRARDAVDVFYAKVFGYVPQDQDDAGVEYRIWSPPGTAPGTDTAVLGRSLITEAFPEAMPAHFLAYFAVPDCDQSVAMVQRLGGRVTADPFDTPYGRIAVVADNQGAVFGLLSEPRTKPAA
- a CDS encoding serine/threonine-protein kinase; amino-acid sequence: MVEQLTQHDPRRIGPFEVLGRLGAGGMGLVYLARSASGRRVAIKTVRTELAEDQLFRVRFTREVEAARAVSGFYTAAVVDADPRAAVPWLATAYVPAPSLEEIVNECGPMPAQAVRWLAAGIAEALQSIHGAGLVHRDLKPSNVLVVEDGPRVIDFGIASGVSNTRLTMTNVAVGTPAYMSPEQAKDSRSVKGASDVFSLGSTLVFAATGHPPYHGANPVETVFMLLREGPNLEGLPAELRPLIDSCMQMDATLRPTPADLQAQLAPHLFDGGDDSGTASAWLPARAVAMIEARRAGHRTPPVPVPAVPAPGSGSGGRGSGSEAATHRRPRGADSWVDPRTGQAVPQRPHHPPMSPVPSGEPVRLGGSPVPIGPGPRASTSAPAAHASSSAPDSATGWIRPPGGSVAAPSAVQPVPGSVPGPGPAPDSGRWRPWRFRMSNEVWGTPTVAGNLLYVTSFEVHALDVASGRRQFKTRDVAWSMAVADGRIHASDGPSLYALDAGDGSERWRLSTDAWVYALRAERGTVGTATRGGGVQGREASNGHKLWELTGAQSDFETPEAAPVLHDGTVYVWQDARLRALDARTGRESWSYPIGDAASCGNVPVRVTPAPDGNVYVAAGTRVISVDRASGRVRWHFEAPAVFLAPPAFAPGAAVTGGGVYLVDYLGTVYALDAATGQDRWRIATEARQSADPVVVVSGNVHLGAGSALYTLDAVTGTPKWRFAAGGEITGLPAVADGRVHFGSADHCLYTLDAAGGQLRWKLATGGEITGAPVAEAGVVYACSKDRCVYALDAAKGTGTRTSG